From Barrientosiimonas humi, a single genomic window includes:
- a CDS encoding cation acetate symporter, giving the protein MTTLTPALLPAAEATKVGSPAINISIFAVFVLVTLTIVIKVASGKKTASQMYTAGGAFSGRQNGIAIAGDYLSAASFLGIAGAIALQGYDGFLYSIGFLVAWLVALLLVAELMRNTGRLTMADVLSYRLRQRPVRLAAASSALAVSFFYLLAQMAGAGALVSLLLGVSGAAAQNLVIAVVGIVMVMYVLIGGMKGTTWVQIIKAILLISATAIMTVWVLAKTGFSISQLFDDAVAANPKAGEKLLEPGLKYGISDTTRIDFVSLALALVLGTAGLPHVLQRFYTVPSSKQARKSVEWAIWLIGGFYLLTLVIGFGAGALVGPAEITAAPGGANAAAPLLAFELGGSVLLGIVSGIAFATILAVVAGLTITTSATFAHDIYKEVIKRGQVSQDQEVKVARIAALVGGAIAILGGMLAKDQNIAFLVALAFAVAASANLPTILYSLFWKRFNTRGALWSIYGGLFTAIGLIIFSPVVSGKGLDAAGKNQSMLPESIDISWFPLDNPGLVSIPVGFFLGWLGSVTSKEFDAAKYAEMEVRSLTGHGVGDAVDH; this is encoded by the coding sequence CGGGCAAGAAGACCGCGAGCCAGATGTACACCGCCGGCGGCGCGTTCTCCGGCCGGCAGAACGGCATCGCGATCGCCGGTGACTACCTGTCGGCGGCGTCCTTCCTCGGCATCGCCGGCGCGATCGCGCTGCAGGGCTACGACGGCTTCCTGTACTCCATCGGCTTCCTCGTCGCCTGGCTCGTCGCGCTGCTGCTGGTCGCCGAGCTGATGCGCAACACCGGTCGGCTGACGATGGCCGACGTGCTGTCCTACCGGCTGCGCCAGCGACCGGTGCGCCTCGCGGCCGCCTCGTCGGCGCTGGCCGTCTCGTTCTTCTACCTGCTGGCGCAGATGGCCGGCGCCGGCGCCCTGGTCTCGCTGCTGCTCGGAGTGAGCGGCGCGGCCGCCCAGAACCTGGTCATCGCCGTCGTCGGCATCGTCATGGTGATGTACGTCCTCATCGGCGGCATGAAGGGCACCACCTGGGTGCAGATCATCAAGGCGATCCTGCTGATCAGCGCCACCGCGATCATGACCGTCTGGGTGCTGGCCAAGACCGGCTTCAGCATCAGTCAGCTGTTCGACGACGCGGTCGCGGCCAACCCCAAGGCCGGGGAGAAGCTGCTGGAGCCCGGTCTGAAGTACGGCATCAGCGACACCACCCGGATCGACTTCGTGTCGCTGGCGCTGGCGCTGGTGCTCGGCACCGCGGGCCTGCCGCACGTGCTGCAGCGGTTCTACACCGTCCCCTCGAGCAAGCAGGCCCGCAAGTCGGTCGAGTGGGCGATCTGGCTGATCGGCGGGTTCTACCTGCTGACCCTAGTGATCGGCTTCGGCGCCGGCGCCCTGGTCGGCCCCGCCGAGATCACCGCGGCACCCGGTGGCGCGAACGCCGCGGCACCGCTGCTGGCCTTCGAGCTCGGCGGCTCGGTGCTGCTCGGCATCGTCTCGGGCATCGCGTTCGCCACGATCCTCGCCGTGGTCGCGGGCCTCACGATCACCACGAGCGCCACGTTCGCGCACGACATCTACAAGGAGGTCATCAAGCGCGGACAGGTCAGCCAGGACCAGGAGGTCAAGGTCGCCCGCATCGCCGCCCTGGTCGGTGGTGCCATCGCGATCCTCGGCGGCATGCTCGCCAAGGACCAGAACATCGCGTTCCTCGTGGCGCTGGCGTTCGCGGTCGCCGCGAGCGCGAACCTGCCGACGATCCTCTACTCGCTGTTCTGGAAGCGGTTCAACACCCGCGGGGCGCTGTGGAGCATCTACGGCGGCCTGTTCACCGCGATCGGGCTGATCATCTTCAGCCCGGTGGTCTCCGGCAAGGGTCTGGACGCCGCCGGCAAGAACCAGTCGATGCTGCCCGAGTCGATCGACATCAGCTGGTTCCCACTGGACAACCCCGGCCTGGTCTCGATCCCTGTCGGCTTCTTCCTCGGCTGGCTCGGCTCGGTGACGAGCAAGGAGTTCGACGCCGCGAAGTACGCCGAGATGGAGGTGCGCAGCCTCACCGGCCACGGCGTCGGCGACGCCGTTGACCACTAG
- a CDS encoding nucleoside/nucleotide kinase family protein yields MTDATEAVLARPGRVVLGITGPPGAGKSTVAEQVRRAAVAAGRRPVVVPMDGFHLAQQVLDALGLAEVKGAPHTFDAHGFVALLRRIREQRDETVWAPTFDRDLEQPVAGAIAVEPGADIVITEGNYLLLQQDPWSRVRDLLDTSWYVHVADDLRRRRLVERHRRFGDDLERATRRALGNDERNAQLVAATRHLADLVLD; encoded by the coding sequence ATGACGGACGCGACGGAGGCTGTCCTGGCCCGTCCCGGGCGGGTGGTGCTCGGCATCACCGGGCCGCCCGGGGCGGGCAAGTCGACCGTCGCCGAGCAGGTGCGGCGGGCGGCCGTCGCGGCCGGGCGCAGGCCCGTGGTCGTCCCGATGGACGGCTTCCACCTCGCCCAGCAGGTGCTCGACGCACTCGGGCTGGCCGAGGTCAAGGGCGCGCCGCACACGTTCGACGCGCACGGTTTCGTCGCGCTGCTCCGCCGCATCCGCGAGCAGCGCGACGAGACCGTCTGGGCGCCCACGTTCGACCGCGACCTGGAGCAGCCGGTCGCCGGCGCCATCGCCGTCGAACCCGGCGCCGACATCGTCATCACCGAGGGCAACTACCTTCTGCTGCAACAGGATCCGTGGAGCAGGGTCCGCGACCTCCTCGACACCAGCTGGTACGTCCACGTCGCCGACGACCTTCGCCGTCGCCGGCTCGTCGAGCGGCACCGCCGGTTCGGCGACGACCTGGAACGGGCCACCCGCCGGGCCCTCGGCAACGACGAGCGCAACGCGCAGCTGGTCGCCGCCACGCGCCACCTGGCCGACCTCGTGCTCGACTGA